Sequence from the Rhea pennata isolate bPtePen1 chromosome 16, bPtePen1.pri, whole genome shotgun sequence genome:
ataaaaatacataacttgaaaatattttcttaaatatactAATACAAAAAACAGATTAGTGAGGTAGCCTGATGTCAGGCATTACATTACTCAGACTCGACAAGAGTGAAACAACTTGGTAGGACTCGCTTTTTCTTTACTAAATTAACTTGTGTGGTTAGTCCAAGTCTAagtttgttctctctcttttttgtatCCATCAGTTCTGGGATACCCGTTCACCAACACCTATGATGACATTGCAGCTCCCTGAAAGATGTTATTGTGCTGATGTGGTAAGCCAAGAAAAATGGTGAACTAGGGTCAGCTAGGCAGGCTGGAATGTTAATAAACTTGACAGTTCAAAGCTTCTCTGGGTTAGCACTAAATACGGACTGTTAGTATTTGATCTCTGGGTGACCTTCACAATAAGACAAGCTGATTTTCTCGATAAGGCCTCTAGCAAGTAGGTGTTTGCATCATACAAAGCATCCTTAATATCCCTTTTAATATCACAAAGACTGAATCAACACTAGGGCTGAACTATACTTTCTGGATCTGAAGATATGTCTACAGCTgtacttttttctctctcttcttcccctttctgccTCCCTTGCTCCCAAAAGACAGTCAAATTCCTGTAATTTCTTGATagatttttgagaaataataaaCAGAATTGTCTGTTGTGCTATTAACACAACTTTCTGTCTTCCAACATATTTTACAACCTTATCCAGGTTCATCCTATGGCGGCTGTGGCCACTGCAGAAAGGGGCTTGATAGTTTATCAGTTAGAGAATCAGCCCTCTGAATTTAGAAGAATAGAATCTCCTCTTAAACACCAGGTAAATAGTTATATTTATTACAAGTGTATTTATACAGACTGTTGAAGTTTTGAGCTTTTTTTGAGCAGTTCTGAGGTGGGATTGATAATATTTCGTCAGTGTTTGATATTATGTATGTGTTGTTGAAGAGACATAGGTCTGAGAGATCTTCTAAGTTTAGATCATCTAGTATTCATAATGTTCCTACATCTTGTCTTCTCTCGAGGTGTCAAATGTgtgtactttattttttctactgaagAAATCTCTATTGCGTGTCTTCATAGGATTTAGGAATGGAAATATTGTGGCTGAAATTCTCAAGACAATTTGACCTATCTTTCAACCTTGTTTGTGTTTCACTTTATTATGCATTTGAATATGTGGGGTTTTGTGCCCTTAAGCAAAACAGCCAGCATTCAGAAAATCTGGCCCTCGAGCTTTTGTCTAAAATACTCTTTATCTTTCTCAAATTTAGCATCGCTGTGtagctatttttaaagacaaagtgAACAAACCTACTGGATTTGCCCTTGGAAGTATTGAAGGAAGAGTAGCTATTCATTATATCAACCCTCCAAATCCGTAAGTATTAATTATTAAAACGTTCTTTATTGCCCACTTTAcaatgaagaaagtaaaaagactacttatttttcagtgcaaaagataatttcacttttaaatgtcATCGCTCCAATGGAACGAACACATCGGTACCTCAGGATATCTATGCTGTAAGTATTCAGCATTTATGCGGTGAGGTTAGAGGCTACATATGCTCTGTGTACtcttttaatgtaaaatttgtGAATTGTTTGTTCTCCTTGACCTTTTAGCCTGCCTAAAGTTGTCATAAACTTGTACTTAAAGAGCAGTCATGTTAATACATTAAGAGAAAGgacaaattttgcatttctttttaagatgaaCCCTGGATAAACTATTCATTAAATCGTCTTAGGGTGGAGAAAGTATTTGCTATGTCTTTTTGTTACATCACTCTTGTTCACTTTGTTCATCCTTAACACATCCTTAATTTATTGTGTAGTGGGATTGTGCCATTGAATTCCTAGCTACTACAAAAAAGGATGCTTATTGCTTTGGgtttaaaattgtatttgttaaaacattaaaaaaaaaaaaaaaaaaaagaacgatAGTTGCAAAAAATCATCCatatgtgttttttctctcagtaTCCAGTGCATGTGTTGAGTGTTCCCACTGCCTGCATATATGTGGTGTTTAACGTAGCATTTTGCATGATTTTGCAGGTAAATGGGATAGCATTTCATCCTGTCCATGGTACTCTTGCAACGGTCGGATCTGATGGTAGATTCAGCTTTTGGGATAAAGATGCACGAACAAAGCTAAAAACATCAGAACAACTTGACCAGCCAATATCTGCTTGTTGTTTCAACCATAATGGgaatatatttgcatatgctTCCAGTTACGATTGgtcaaaggtaaaaataaataaataaa
This genomic interval carries:
- the RAE1 gene encoding mRNA export factor RAE1 isoform X2, whose product is MSLFGSTSGFGSGGTSMFGSTTADNHNPMKDIEVTSPPDDSISCLAFSPPTLPGNFLIAGSWANDVRCWEVQDNGQTIPKAQQMHTGPVLDGCWSDDGSKVFTASCDKTAKMWDLNSNQAIQIAQHDAPVKTIHWIKAPNYSCVMTGSWDKTLKFWDTRSPTPMMTLQLPERCYCADVVHPMAAVATAERGLIVYQLENQPSEFRRIESPLKHQHRCVAIFKDKVNKPTGFALGSIEGRVAIHYINPPNPAKDNFTFKCHRSNGTNTSVPQDIYAVNGIAFHPVHGTLATVGSDGRFSFWDKDARTKLKTSEQLDQPISACCFNHNGNIFAYASSYDWSKGHEFYNPQKKNYIFLRNAAEELKPRNKK